One window from the genome of Candidatus Nanopelagicales bacterium encodes:
- a CDS encoding L,D-transpeptidase family protein, whose protein sequence is MLSPRFRRISVALGLSGALIGVTSPAMAVAPYPDPPKIAAVTPSGSGSLQISYVLPVNNFSYPVTDVQVTSNAGNTWSSCGTVDGVCKVGGLTNGLRYIVALRSVNSAGPSEPSAKGAGVPVVPTAEDADKLAKLPRSRVNVTARFDAASNDLGVDGSVTRVGIGTLPQLRFTRDIPNKAVVERHLTVSATSDSTGATQLVPGRWAWQDARTIIYRPTGFWPGHSTITITSSLDSANLGVSGGSTLVGSSNLGTTYSFKTARSLVGRVDGSAHVMNVYIDGQKVKSFKISLGGPDWRTRNGVKVISTKKEPQKTYTSQALGLTAPEDQYSLDAKWNTRLTPSGEFIHSAPWAVSRLGKWNGSHGCTNMFEDNAKWIFDNTIPGDVFIYTNTLGETAAPGNGSGGLWNIPWTSWVRKSALGGLPLPVPVPTQVPTPAPSTSSVPAPSSPTPGPSTVTT, encoded by the coding sequence GTGCTTTCCCCACGTTTTCGTCGCATCAGCGTCGCCTTAGGTCTGTCCGGCGCCCTGATTGGAGTGACCTCGCCCGCGATGGCGGTCGCGCCGTACCCAGATCCGCCAAAAATTGCAGCGGTCACGCCATCGGGAAGTGGATCGCTTCAGATCTCTTACGTCTTGCCGGTGAATAACTTCAGTTACCCCGTGACAGATGTGCAGGTGACTTCTAATGCTGGTAACACTTGGTCGAGCTGCGGCACGGTTGATGGAGTGTGCAAGGTTGGCGGGCTCACCAATGGATTGCGCTACATCGTTGCGTTGCGTTCGGTGAACTCTGCAGGACCGAGTGAGCCCAGTGCCAAAGGTGCAGGTGTTCCGGTTGTTCCAACCGCAGAAGACGCAGACAAGTTAGCCAAGCTTCCGCGTTCGCGTGTCAATGTCACCGCACGTTTTGATGCTGCGAGCAATGATCTCGGTGTGGATGGGTCGGTAACCCGGGTAGGTATCGGCACCTTGCCGCAGTTGAGATTCACCCGCGATATTCCTAATAAAGCGGTTGTGGAACGTCACCTCACTGTGTCTGCAACCTCGGACTCGACTGGTGCAACGCAACTGGTTCCCGGTCGTTGGGCTTGGCAGGATGCGCGCACAATCATTTACCGGCCAACAGGTTTTTGGCCTGGCCACTCAACGATTACCATCACATCGTCATTGGACTCAGCCAATCTTGGTGTGAGTGGTGGTTCAACGTTGGTTGGTAGTTCAAACCTTGGTACGACCTACAGTTTCAAAACTGCCCGTTCGCTCGTGGGCCGGGTTGATGGCAGTGCGCACGTAATGAATGTCTATATCGATGGTCAAAAAGTGAAGTCTTTTAAAATTTCACTAGGCGGACCCGATTGGCGCACTCGTAATGGCGTCAAGGTCATTAGTACGAAAAAAGAGCCCCAAAAGACCTACACCAGTCAGGCTCTGGGTTTAACCGCTCCTGAGGATCAGTACAGCCTGGATGCCAAGTGGAACACTCGACTGACCCCATCAGGAGAGTTCATTCACTCGGCACCGTGGGCCGTAAGTCGATTGGGTAAATGGAACGGTTCGCACGGTTGCACCAACATGTTCGAAGACAACGCGAAGTGGATCTTTGATAACACCATTCCAGGCGACGTGTTCATCTACACGAATACCTTGGGTGAAACCGCAGCCCCCGGTAATGGCTCCGGCGGCCTGTGGAACATCCCATGGACAAGTTGGGTGCGTAAATCTGCCCTCGGCGGGCTGCCATTGCCAGTACCGGTACCAACGCAGGTACCCACTCCAGCGCCAAGCACCTCCAGCGTGCCTGCCCCGAGTTCACCAACTCCAGGACCATCAACGGTTACCACCTAG